In Leptospira levettii, the DNA window TTTTTTATTTGCACTATGGTATTCATTGTAAACAAGAAAAGGTATACTTAACAGGGGAATAAGCCCATCATTTCCAATGGCAAATCCAATTATTAAGGACAAATATGTTATTCCTGCGGGTGCTGCCCATTGATTCTCTCGATGCAAAATTAATTGCTTTCTGATAGGGAAATAATAGGCACTACATTCAGGAGATTTGTTGCTTGGAAAGTCAGGAATAGTAACACAATTTGATTGAATTAATGTTGAAATAAGTATAATGATATAGATTTTACGCATGAATTGATCGCCCTTAAGTTTGTATCTTCAATTAAATTTTCAAATTTTTGAGTTCTAATTAGTCCATAAAAATATAGTGTAAGATTGTCTTTTTCGAAGATATTATCTGAATATATTAAATTATGGTTTTTGTACACTGAATAATGTATGTTAATGGAATATTCAAGTTCTCTGTAATGTATTGGCCAATATCCAGTAAATGGAAAAATTACTGGTAAACTTAGCCAATAATTTCTTACTTCGTTTAAGATAGGTTTCATCAAGATGTCAATTTCATAAAAATCCTTGTTTTCGTTTTTTGAATCAGAGAATATTACATTATTAGAAATAAAATAATCATTTTTTAGATAGGAAGTAAATGTATACTTCCATGCTGGTTGAATTTCAGCTAATAGTTCATTTTCAATTTGAAAAGTTCTGATAGACAAATTGATTTTAGTTTCTTTATTCTCAACTTCTGAAATTTTAACGGGAGTAGGAAGTTGTCTAATATCTAAAGTACAAGAAAACATGAAGAAGAAAGA includes these proteins:
- a CDS encoding LBF_2127 family putative lipoprotein yields the protein MKKNKSSYFIISFFFMFSCTLDIRQLPTPVKISEVENKETKINLSIRTFQIENELLAEIQPAWKYTFTSYLKNDYFISNNVIFSDSKNENKDFYEIDILMKPILNEVRNYWLSLPVIFPFTGYWPIHYRELEYSINIHYSVYKNHNLIYSDNIFEKDNLTLYFYGLIRTQKFENLIEDTNLRAINSCVKSISLYLFQH